In the genome of Salinigranum halophilum, the window GACCGCGGAGCACCTCGTCGTCAAGCTCGACGGCGGGTACAACGTCGGCATCAGTCGCGAGGAGAGCGACGTCGAGATACTCGAACGCGGCGTCTACGACATCGAGAGTGCACAGGACGGCGACTCGGTATCCGAAATCGGGTTCGACGAGGACCTCCCCACCATCTCGCTCATCTCGACGGGGGGCACCATCGCGTCGACCGTCGACTACCGGACGGGCGCGGTGACGGCGCAGTTCGACGCCGAGGACGTGCTTCGAGCGGTGCCGGACCTCGCGGGGCGGGCGAACTACCGCGGGCGTGTCGTGGCGAACATCCTCTCGGAGAACATGGAGCCGAGCATCTGGCAGCAGCTCGCGCGCGCCATCCACGACGAGGTCGAAGCCGGTGCCGACGGCGTCGTCGTGATGCACGGCACCGACACGATGCAGTTCTCCGCGGCGGCGGTGGCGCTGATGCTCGACACCCCGGTCCCCATCGTCTTCACGGGGAGCCAGCGGTCGGCCGACCGACCCTCCTCCGACAACGTGATGAACGCGGTCTGTGCGGTCGAGGCGGCCAAGAGCGACTGCGCGGAGGTACTCGTCTGCATGCACGCCTCCCAGTCGGACACGACGTGTGCGCTCCATCTGGGGACGAGGGTCCGCAAGAACCACACCTCGCGGCGTGACGCCTTCGAGACGGTCGGGGCGAAGCCGCTCGGCGAGATCGACTACGAGACCGAGGCGATCGAGTGGCGGCGCTCGTACACCGCCCGCGGCGACCGGGACCTCGCGCTCGCCGAGGCGCTGAACGAGAACGTCGAGTTGCTGAAGTTCACGCCGGGGATGGACCTCGACCGATACGCGGGGTTCCTCCGCGAGTCGGCCCTCGACGGGCTCGTCGTCGAGGGGACGGGGCTCGGACACGTCCACACGGACCTCATCCCCGCGCTCGGCGACCTGGTCGACGACGGCACCGTCGTGACGATGACGAGCCAGTGTCTCGAAGGCCGGGTCTGTGACCGCGTCTACGATACCGGGCGCGACCTCCTCGACGCCGGCGTCGTCGAGGCCGGCGACACCCTCCCCGGTACCGCGAAGGTGAAGCTGATGTGGGCGCTGGCGAACCACGAGAACCCCCGAACGGCGATGGGCGAGGACCTCGTCGGCGAACTCCAGGAACGGTCGGTCCCCTGGGAGTAGCGACGAGGACGAAGGCGTCAGAACTTTTTGCTCGTCTCTCTCAGAGGTCACATGGGACACCTCGAAGACGTCTCGCTCTCGGACCTCCAGCGGGCGCTCGAGCGCGTCGAGGGGAGGAAGCCGACCCAGCGGCTCATCACCGCCATCGCGTACAAACACGGGGTGACGCAGACCGAACTCGCCGAGTGGTACGGCGTCCAACGGCGGACCATCTACAACTGGCTCACCCGGTTCGACGACCAGCCCATCGAGGCGGCCGTCCGCGACGACGACCGGCCGGGTCGGCCGCGGAAGCTCGACGACGTACAGCGTCGTGCCCTGTACGAGACCCTCCGTGAGCCCCCCACGCGTGCGGGCTTCGACGAGGAGGCGTGGACGCCGGTACTCGTCCGCCAGTACGTCCGCGACCGCTTCGGCGTGACGTACTCGCTGTCGAGTTGTCGCCGCCTGCTACACGAGGCCGAGTGACCGACGTGTATGAGAACTCACTTCTCCCGCTCGGGGCGAGAATCGGACCCAACTGTCACCGGGGTCACGCGACGACAACCGATATACGGTTCGGCGTGAACGCACACACGATGCTGCACTGTGCCCGCGACGCTCGTCTCCGCCCCGCTCGACCAGCCCCGCGCACCGACCCTCGGACCCGACAGTCCCTCCGCTGATGTCGTCACCACCGACCCTCAGACAGGCACGGGCGAGCGACGACGAGGCCGTCGCGTCGTTCACGCGCGAGACGTGGGCCGAGCGAGCCGTGTCCGACTACATCCCCGACGTCTTCGCGGAGTGGGTCGCGAGCGACGGCGACGACCAGCGGACGTTCGTCGTCGACGTGCGCGACGACCCGTCGCCACCGGCCGAACCGGGCGACGTCGCGGCGATTGCACAGGGGCACCGGCTCACCTCGTGGGAGGCGTGGGCCTCGGGGATGCGGGTCGCCCCCGACCA includes:
- the gatD gene encoding Glu-tRNA(Gln) amidotransferase subunit GatD translates to MNPGDRVRVTRAGTTNEGVLLPSSTAEHLVVKLDGGYNVGISREESDVEILERGVYDIESAQDGDSVSEIGFDEDLPTISLISTGGTIASTVDYRTGAVTAQFDAEDVLRAVPDLAGRANYRGRVVANILSENMEPSIWQQLARAIHDEVEAGADGVVVMHGTDTMQFSAAAVALMLDTPVPIVFTGSQRSADRPSSDNVMNAVCAVEAAKSDCAEVLVCMHASQSDTTCALHLGTRVRKNHTSRRDAFETVGAKPLGEIDYETEAIEWRRSYTARGDRDLALAEALNENVELLKFTPGMDLDRYAGFLRESALDGLVVEGTGLGHVHTDLIPALGDLVDDGTVVTMTSQCLEGRVCDRVYDTGRDLLDAGVVEAGDTLPGTAKVKLMWALANHENPRTAMGEDLVGELQERSVPWE